A region of the Caballeronia sp. TF1N1 genome:
TTCATCATCATCCCCGCCGATACCGCCGCCAGAATGCCCGAGCAACCCGCGCGCTCGGCGATCACGTAGGCGGCGAACGGAATCAGCACGGTGAGAATGACGCCCGCCGCGGGGTCGTCGTCCTCGGAAAACTTGAGGATGCGCGCGGGTATCTCCGTGATCGCCCAACTGATCGCCGCGCCGATGGCGAGCCCGCCCGCCGCGATGATGAAGAAGCTGATGGTCGCGTCGCGCAGGGAGAACACGCCGGTGAGCGCCGCCGCGATGGCGAACTTCAGCGCGACGAGGCCGGACGCGTCGTTCATCAGCGCTTCGCCTTCGAGGATATGCATGAGGTTCGGCGGAATGCGATTGCGCCCGGCAATGCCCGTCAGCGCGACGGCATCCGTCGGCGAAAGTACGGCCGCGAGCGCAAACGCGACGGGCAGCGGCATCTCGGGAATCATCGCGTGCAGGAAGTAGCCGAGCAGCCCGACCGTGATGAACACGAGGCCGAGCGCGAGCATGAGTATCGCGCGGCGCTGCATGTAGAGCTCGCGCTTCGGAATGCGCCAGCCATCCGCGAAAAGCAGCGGCGGAATGAACAGCAGCATGAAGAGTTCGGGATCGAACGTGACGTGAAGCCCGAAGCCGTGCCACGCCAGCACCGCGCCGATGGCGATCTGGATCAGCGGCAGTGGCAGCTTGACCGGAAGCAGGCTCAGTCCGAAGCCGGACAGCGCGACCACCATCAGAAGAATGAGTACGGTGAAGACGATTTCCATATGTGCGGTACTGCACGACGCAAAGAGGCGAAAGCCCTTGATGCCGTCTAGCATTGCTCGGGCGACGCGAAAGTTTATCGCGTGAGCCGGTCAGGGTTGATATACGGTGATATACGACGCTCGCACCGCGGCGGTGCGCATGCACGCGAAATCGCCTGATAGCGGTGCACATTCCACCTAAAACGCCGACAAATCCACATGCATTGCTCGCATGGAGCTTGCTTTATCGTCAGCCACGGGGGACGCAAGACTCCCGGCAGATCAACGAGGGCTGTTCTATGAAATCGGTATTGGACGGGGCCGGGGCGGGACTGGTCAGGCTTGGCCAGGCAAGAGATTCGGCGTTTTGCGGGAGGGCACGGACATGGTGATCGCGAATCCGGAAAAGGCGACGGTCACCACGCGTAGCTTCGAACTGGGCGTGACCTCGGGCTTCGACCGCTATTCCGTCGAACATGGCGACCTGACGCTCTCGAGCGTCTTCCAGCCGGTCTTCAGCCTTTCGCATATGCGCGCGGTCGGCTACGAAGGCTTGTTGCGCGCGCATGACTCGCTCGATCGTCCGGTTCCTCCGGTCGATGTTTTCGGGCAGGCATCGCGTATTGGCGAAGCCATGCTGATCGACCGGCTGGCGCAGGCGCTGCATCTGGAAAACTTCAAGATGCTGGGCGCGCAGACCGAATGGCTCTTTCTCAACGTGCATCCCGGCGCGCTGACCGAGCCGTATCACGCCGCCGCGTTGATGGCCAACCTCAAGCGGCTGCATATCGAGCCGCGCCGCGTCGTGCTCGAAGTGCTGGAGCAGAGCGCCGAAGACATGGAACGGCTCGCGCTCGCCGTGCAGCAGTTCCGCGATCAGGGCTTTCTCATTGCGCTGGACGACTTCGGCGCGGGACATACGAACATCGAACGCATCTGGCAACTCGATCCGGATATCGTGAAGCTAGATCGCGTGATGCTGTCGCACGCCGGGCAGAACGTGCACGCGCCTTCGTCGTCGCGCACGATCAAGCAGCGGCAGAACATGGAAGCGGTGCTCTC
Encoded here:
- a CDS encoding EAL domain-containing protein, giving the protein MVIANPEKATVTTRSFELGVTSGFDRYSVEHGDLTLSSVFQPVFSLSHMRAVGYEGLLRAHDSLDRPVPPVDVFGQASRIGEAMLIDRLAQALHLENFKMLGAQTEWLFLNVHPGALTEPYHAAALMANLKRLHIEPRRVVLEVLEQSAEDMERLALAVQQFRDQGFLIALDDFGAGHTNIERIWQLDPDIVKLDRVMLSHAGQNVHAPSSSRTIKQRQNMEAVLSGIVSLLHEAGKLVLIEGVETEHEAQLALASGADFVQGFFFARPHPGLADGDHAKTVIGELTERYRLQTEARERRVATRLQPYVRAFERAAERLAAGEPLDEVCWNFLALDNAARCFLLDANGRQAGRNVVLRADRAAHEARFLPLIDAQGANWLRRPYFRAALGEPERVHVTKPYLSINEAMPCVTLSVETRLDGKRCVLCGDIDWISDDELV